One genomic region from Maridesulfovibrio frigidus DSM 17176 encodes:
- a CDS encoding PqqD family protein, translating into MRITPLFGRKKKKPLPEMTRGEALACKPVKNLDIEETRADHNRIVLAYPLRMKPIFADVAKKYGLWKGGRPPMKRLELDDMGSLVWDMIDGETSVKKIAASFAKKYNVLPREAEVATAAFLKDLGKRGLIAFSMNS; encoded by the coding sequence TTGAGAATTACACCATTGTTCGGTAGAAAGAAAAAGAAACCACTTCCAGAAATGACAAGAGGTGAAGCACTTGCGTGTAAGCCTGTTAAAAATTTGGATATCGAAGAAACCAGAGCAGACCACAATAGAATAGTTCTAGCCTATCCCTTGCGGATGAAACCAATCTTTGCAGATGTCGCCAAAAAGTATGGCCTTTGGAAAGGCGGACGTCCACCAATGAAAAGATTGGAACTAGATGATATGGGATCTCTTGTGTGGGATATGATTGATGGCGAAACCAGCGTAAAAAAAATAGCCGCATCTTTTGCAAAAAAATACAACGTCCTACCGCGTGAAGCAGAAGTTGCAACAGCCGCATTCCTAAAAGATTTAGGAAAACGAGGCTTAATCGCTTTCAGTATGAATAGCTGA
- a CDS encoding MerR family transcriptional regulator, which translates to MSSQYLSLREVGRRLGIPPSTVVYYKDKYSKFIPASNKGSRRQRYSVDVLEIFRRIREMYGMNWSTEQIENELSLKFSMLVDSIKNEQQVINQAGVEPSSDIQAVVQGLASVIEKVSDLLSNQVLFQSEIRDLRDEVSSLRSEKRKLEAKTNEHVLDMAMEIGQLKRDRVELFRLLRKGGGLNGPDETSFPTSEYLERPLVIQNSDGHYLGVAGKGRKHFSLEDYVKLLENSVNSHRSVDLRWEKKESQWVLVIEASEEVLDDKKSIVLATEETVTPNNNTVVRIVSMEINEKNVPEALLFSLFKQIRDSFLR; encoded by the coding sequence ATGTCTAGTCAGTATTTAAGTCTTAGGGAGGTTGGTAGAAGGTTGGGGATACCACCTTCTACTGTCGTCTATTATAAAGACAAGTATTCCAAGTTTATACCCGCTTCAAATAAGGGTTCTCGCAGGCAGAGGTATTCTGTTGATGTATTAGAAATTTTTAGGAGGATACGTGAAATGTACGGAATGAATTGGTCAACTGAACAAATTGAAAATGAATTATCCCTTAAATTTAGTATGTTAGTAGATAGTATTAAAAATGAACAACAAGTGATCAATCAAGCTGGAGTTGAACCTAGTAGTGATATCCAGGCCGTTGTTCAGGGCCTTGCAAGTGTTATAGAAAAGGTTTCAGATCTCTTGTCTAATCAGGTTTTATTTCAGTCTGAGATTAGAGATTTGCGTGATGAAGTTTCAAGTCTCAGGAGTGAGAAGAGAAAGCTCGAAGCAAAGACGAATGAACATGTTCTCGATATGGCCATGGAGATTGGACAGTTGAAACGTGATAGGGTTGAGCTTTTTAGATTGCTCAGAAAAGGTGGAGGATTAAATGGTCCGGATGAGACTTCTTTTCCGACGTCTGAATACTTAGAACGGCCTTTGGTTATTCAGAACTCAGATGGGCATTATCTTGGAGTTGCTGGTAAAGGTCGTAAGCATTTTTCTTTGGAAGATTATGTAAAGTTACTTGAGAATAGTGTGAATTCACATCGAAGTGTTGATCTGAGGTGGGAAAAGAAAGAAAGTCAGTGGGTATTGGTTATTGAGGCAAGTGAAGAGGTTCTAGATGATAAAAAATCCATTGTTCTTGCCACAGAAGAGACTGTTACCCCAAACAACAATACTGTTGTTCGCATTGTCAGTATGGAAATTAATGAGAAGAATGTTCCCGAAGCTCTTTTGTTTAGTCTTTTCAAGCAGATTCGCGACAGTTTCCTTCGTTAA